From a region of the Falco peregrinus isolate bFalPer1 chromosome 5, bFalPer1.pri, whole genome shotgun sequence genome:
- the LOC101916563 gene encoding galanin receptor type 1-like produces the protein MNSSPPAPEPPPGPLQLWQEENQTQGGLWNGSQELGWEELEKMLFLFVKEPVTISLTAMYLVSFVVGFVGNIMSIRVLTRKRRSRVPSLSATRSLLLNLAVCDLMVVCICMPITVGNLIYKAWVYGDFLCRAVPFIQAVSVSASVLSLTVISVNRYYSVHNPLNARSFFTQKRILSTILVVWLLSSGICMPLIFMNKRDEIGVVEGLPLVFSICREIWPQERLKQAYNFLLFCALYCLPVLFNMVICFLTVRRLWSRSSRLKESTALNRSLPASRLKIRKKVAQMVVALVLLFAISWLPVYLMDIWIDFNIPKSLQDVTPSPWILQLRPFAQWLGLTNSSLNPICYCFVGNLYRSAKEMKSKYHQRMVSLFNFSLSEGTTRSSAPELLSYRSSMESARKGPSATPTMGRRCQGGHGRKNKCGRLNSCQHPPLNTVSSENTSL, from the coding sequence ATGAAttcctccccccccgcccccgagcccccccccggccctctgcagctctggcaggaggagaACCAGACCCAAGGCGGGCTCTGGAACGGGAGCCAGGAGCTGGGTTgggaagagctggagaagaTGCTCTTCCTCTTCGTGAAGGAGCCCGTCACCATCAGCCTCACGGCGATGTACCTGGTGTCTTTTGTGGTGGGCTTCGTGGGCAACATCATGTCCATCAGGGTGCTCACCCGCAAGCGCCGGAGTCGGGTACCCAGCCTGAGCGCCACCCGCAGCCTCCTCCTCAACCTGGCGGTGTGCGACCTCATGGTGGTGTGCATCTGCATGCCCATCACCGTGGGCAACCTTATCTACAAAGCCTGGGTGTACGGGGATTTCCTCTGCCGGGCAGTGCCCTTCATCCAGGCTGTTTCTGTCTCCGCCAGTGTCCTCAGCCTGACCGTCATCAGCGTGAACCGGTACTACAGCGTGCACAACCCACTCAACGCCCGGTCTTTCTTCACCCAGAAGAGGATCCTCAGCACCATCCTGGTGGTGTGGTTGTTGTCCTCGGGGATATGCATGCCCCTCATCTTCATGAACAAACGGGATGAGATTGGGGTGGTGGAGGGCTTGCCTCTGGTGTTCTCCATCTGCAGGGAGATCTGGCCTCAGGAGAGGCTCAAGCAAGCCTACaactttctgctcttctgtgccCTCTACTGCCTGCCCGTCCTGTTCAACATGGTCATCTGCTTCCTCACGGTGCGCCGGCTGTGGAGCCGCAGCAGCCGGCTGAAGGAGAGCACTGCCCTCAACCGATCCCTGCCGGCTTCCAGGCTGAAGATCCGGAAGAAGGTCGCGCAGATGGTGGTGGCCTTGGTCCTGCTGTTTGCAATCTCCTGGCTGCCCGTCTACCTGATGGACATCTGGATTGATTTCAACATCCCCAAATCTTTGCAGGATGTGACTCCTTCTCCTTGGATCCTGCAGCTCAGACCTTTTGCCCAGTGGCTTGGCCTAACCAATTCCAGCCTCAACCCTATATGCTATTGCTTTGTTGGGAACCTCTACAGGTCAGCCAAGGAAATGAAGAGCAAATACCACCAAAGAATGGTCTCCCTCTTTAACTTCTCTCTGTCTGAAGGGACAACTCGCTCCtcagccccagagctgctgtcttACCGGAGTTCAATGGAGTCTGCAAGGAAAGGACCCTCCGCCACCCCCACCATGGGCAGGAGATGTCAGGGAGGTCATGGCCGCAAGAACAAGTGTGGACGCTTGAactcctgccagcacccacctctgAACACTGTCTCCAGCGAGAACACTTCCTTGTAA